A genomic stretch from Arthrobacter sp. KBS0702 includes:
- a CDS encoding MDR family MFS transporter produces the protein MPADAPSNVQASLAPQPRTDDAALATAQRGGTPAAGPEKLSRESVTVIATLLAATFVVILNETIMNVALQRLMVDLRVDAPTVQWLSTGFMLTMAVVIPTTGFILQRLSTRAVFMLAMGLFSGGTLLAAVAPGFAVLLLARIIQAGGTAIMLPLLMTTILTLVPISRRGAVMGNVSIAISVAPAMGPTVSGLILQNFSWRFMFVFVLPIALLAFGIGARFLRNIGENEKTRLDALSVMLTVPAFGGVVYGLSQIGGSGGAATPAVAALVVGVVALLAFVLRQLRLQKSDEPLLDLRAFNFRMFTVSVLLLVVAMIALFGAVILLPLYLQEVRGLKSLETGLALLPGGLAMGLLGPVIGRLFDRVGPLPLTVTGSVLMVLALWQFSALDAQTPVGWIIALHVALSLGLALLFTPAFTTGLNPLPPHLYSHGSAILSTLQQVAGAAGTALLVSIFAVVSAGAGIVAGMHAAFLTAAVIALAAVVLSMLMRKTEGAGGPAAH, from the coding sequence ATGCCAGCAGATGCCCCTTCCAACGTCCAAGCCAGCCTGGCCCCGCAGCCCCGGACCGACGACGCCGCCCTGGCGACGGCGCAGCGCGGGGGAACCCCGGCAGCGGGGCCGGAGAAGCTGTCCCGGGAGTCCGTCACCGTCATCGCGACGCTGCTGGCGGCCACCTTCGTGGTGATCCTGAACGAAACCATCATGAACGTCGCCCTGCAGCGGCTGATGGTGGACCTGCGGGTCGACGCGCCCACCGTGCAGTGGCTCTCGACCGGCTTCATGCTGACCATGGCCGTGGTCATTCCGACCACCGGTTTCATCCTGCAGCGGCTCTCCACCCGGGCCGTCTTTATGCTGGCGATGGGGCTTTTCTCCGGGGGCACCCTCCTGGCTGCCGTCGCGCCGGGGTTCGCGGTCCTGCTGCTGGCCAGGATCATCCAGGCCGGCGGCACCGCCATCATGCTGCCGCTCCTGATGACCACCATCCTCACCCTCGTCCCGATTTCCCGCCGCGGCGCCGTGATGGGCAACGTCAGCATCGCGATCTCCGTGGCGCCGGCGATGGGACCTACAGTGTCCGGGCTGATCCTGCAGAATTTTTCCTGGCGCTTCATGTTCGTCTTCGTCCTGCCGATCGCCCTGCTCGCGTTCGGCATCGGGGCCAGGTTCCTGCGGAACATCGGCGAAAACGAGAAGACCCGGCTCGACGCGCTCTCCGTTATGCTGACCGTCCCGGCCTTCGGCGGTGTCGTCTACGGGCTGAGCCAGATCGGCGGCAGCGGCGGGGCGGCCACCCCGGCGGTAGCGGCGCTCGTCGTCGGCGTCGTGGCGCTGCTGGCTTTTGTCCTGCGCCAGCTCCGGCTGCAGAAGTCCGACGAGCCGCTGCTGGACCTGCGCGCCTTCAACTTCCGGATGTTCACCGTGTCCGTGCTGCTGCTGGTGGTCGCGATGATTGCGCTGTTCGGCGCCGTGATCCTGCTGCCCCTGTACCTGCAGGAAGTCCGCGGCCTCAAGTCTCTGGAAACCGGGCTCGCGCTGCTGCCGGGTGGTCTGGCGATGGGACTGCTGGGCCCGGTCATCGGCCGGCTCTTCGACCGGGTGGGACCCCTGCCCCTGACAGTCACCGGATCGGTGCTGATGGTGCTGGCTCTCTGGCAGTTCTCCGCGCTGGATGCCCAGACGCCGGTGGGCTGGATCATCGCGCTGCACGTGGCCCTGAGCCTTGGCCTGGCGCTACTGTTCACGCCGGCCTTCACCACGGGGCTGAACCCGCTGCCGCCGCACCTGTATTCCCACGGTTCCGCCATCCTGAGCACGCTGCAGCAGGTCGCGGGTGCGGCCGGTACCGCGTTGCTGGTTTCGATCTTCGCCGTCGTGTCGGCCGGCGCCGGAATCGTCGCCGGCATGCACGCGGCGTTCCTGACCGCGGCGGTCATAGCGCTCGCCGCCGTCGTGCTGTCCATGCTGATGCGCAAAACGGAAGGTGCCGGGGGTCCGGCAGCCCACTGA
- a CDS encoding Rossmann-like and DUF2520 domain-containing protein, which translates to MAKPGRLGVGIIGAGKVGAVLGAALRAAEHAVVGVSAVSDASRDRAETLLPGVPILEVQDIVERAELVLLAVPDDALGPLVEGLAKLGAWQPGQLVAHTSGRFGVGILHPVRAAGAIPLALHPAMTFTGMSLDLTRLLDCSFGVTADPAMLPIAQALVVEMGAEPVAIAEGDRTLYHAALAHGSNHLVTLVAQASELLRDVGVDAPERMLGPLLRATLENALASGESALTGPVARGDVGTVAAHTEALRELGGGSGDILDAYLAMARATARRAGSRGLLRPEQIDGIRQALKGPGTDGPHPEEGP; encoded by the coding sequence ATGGCTAAGCCAGGACGCCTCGGCGTCGGAATCATTGGAGCCGGCAAGGTGGGCGCCGTCCTCGGGGCCGCACTGCGCGCCGCGGAACATGCCGTCGTCGGGGTCTCCGCCGTGTCGGACGCCAGCCGCGACCGTGCCGAAACACTGCTGCCCGGCGTCCCCATCCTCGAGGTGCAGGACATCGTGGAGCGCGCCGAACTGGTGCTGCTGGCGGTCCCGGACGACGCCCTCGGCCCCCTCGTGGAGGGACTCGCGAAGCTCGGGGCCTGGCAGCCCGGCCAGCTCGTGGCCCACACCTCGGGGCGTTTCGGCGTCGGAATCCTGCACCCGGTCCGTGCGGCGGGGGCCATCCCGCTGGCGCTGCACCCCGCCATGACCTTCACCGGCATGAGCCTGGACCTGACCCGGCTGCTGGACTGCAGTTTCGGCGTGACGGCCGACCCGGCCATGCTGCCGATCGCGCAGGCGCTCGTGGTGGAGATGGGCGCCGAGCCGGTCGCGATCGCCGAGGGGGACCGCACGCTGTACCACGCCGCCCTGGCCCACGGCTCAAACCACCTCGTCACCCTCGTGGCGCAGGCCTCCGAGCTGCTGCGCGACGTCGGCGTCGACGCCCCGGAACGGATGCTGGGTCCCCTGCTGCGCGCCACCCTGGAGAATGCCCTCGCGTCGGGGGAGTCGGCGTTGACCGGGCCTGTGGCGCGCGGGGACGTGGGGACCGTCGCCGCGCACACCGAGGCCCTGCGGGAACTCGGCGGCGGCTCGGGCGATATTCTGGACGCCTACCTGGCGATGGCCCGGGCGACGGCCCGCCGTGCCGGCAGCCGCGGGCTGCTAAGGCCGGAGCAAATCGACGGCATTCGGCAGGCGCTCAAGGGCCCCGGTACCGACGGCCCGCACCCTGAGGAAGGACCCTGA
- a CDS encoding alpha/beta fold hydrolase — protein sequence MTRENIRTPDGGTLELFSTGADLAAAGSGVVVVPASMVTAADYTRFAQKLSAALGRPVHTFNRRGRGSSSPQPEDYTLDVDIRDLDAVMKHTASTDVFGHSFGGAVALHAARTLPVERLAVYDPAVSVNHSVTADWTPEYERLTAAGDDDRALAVLVRGLETGSALSRMPLSMLTLANKLTAGTPVGKQLRELMQTGVREIKAIIAADMPAEPFLELPLETLIIVGEKSPAYFGVACGQIHDVLSGSSYTILPGMGHDGVNKAPDKLIDELSEFFAG from the coding sequence ATGACCCGCGAGAACATCAGAACCCCCGACGGCGGAACCCTCGAGCTTTTCAGCACGGGCGCGGATCTTGCCGCGGCGGGTTCCGGCGTCGTCGTCGTGCCCGCCTCGATGGTGACGGCCGCCGACTACACCCGTTTCGCGCAGAAGCTCAGCGCAGCCCTGGGCCGTCCGGTCCACACCTTCAATCGCCGCGGCCGCGGCTCGTCCTCCCCGCAGCCGGAGGACTACACGCTGGATGTGGACATCCGGGACCTGGATGCCGTGATGAAGCACACCGCGAGCACCGACGTCTTTGGCCACAGCTTCGGCGGCGCGGTGGCGCTGCATGCCGCACGCACCCTGCCGGTGGAGCGGCTGGCGGTGTACGACCCGGCCGTCTCGGTGAACCACAGCGTCACGGCGGACTGGACCCCCGAGTACGAGCGGCTGACGGCGGCGGGCGACGACGACCGCGCCCTCGCAGTGCTGGTCCGCGGCCTGGAGACCGGGAGCGCCCTGTCCCGGATGCCGCTGTCCATGCTCACGCTGGCGAACAAGCTCACCGCCGGCACGCCGGTCGGCAAGCAGTTGCGCGAGCTCATGCAGACCGGGGTGCGTGAAATCAAGGCGATCATCGCCGCCGACATGCCGGCGGAACCGTTCCTGGAGCTGCCGCTCGAGACGTTGATCATCGTGGGCGAGAAGAGCCCGGCGTACTTCGGCGTGGCCTGCGGGCAAATCCACGACGTGCTGTCCGGCTCCAGCTACACGATCCTCCCGGGCATGGGCCACGACGGTGTCAACAAGGCGCCGGACAAGCTCATCGACGAACTCAGCGAGTTCTTCGCCGGCTAG
- a CDS encoding thymidine kinase, whose protein sequence is MAKLYFRYGAMNSGKSTGLLQAAFNYEERGQRVVLAKPDIDTKGDADVVSRLGMTRSVDFLIPAGASARKLFSAHAHGDDPDALLQHVDTPPVACLLVDEAQFLEPEQVDDLFRIAVLDNVPVLAYGIRTDFRTRAFPGSLRLLEIAHTLEELKTICRCGRKAIFNTRRIGDEVVFDGDQVAIDGQDAWYESLCGSCYLEISGGRLG, encoded by the coding sequence TTGGCCAAGCTCTACTTCCGTTACGGCGCGATGAACTCCGGCAAGTCGACGGGCCTGCTGCAGGCCGCGTTCAACTACGAGGAGCGCGGCCAGAGGGTTGTGCTCGCCAAGCCGGACATCGACACCAAGGGCGACGCCGACGTCGTGTCCCGGCTGGGCATGACGCGCTCGGTGGACTTCCTGATCCCCGCCGGCGCTTCCGCCCGGAAACTGTTCTCTGCGCACGCACACGGCGACGACCCGGACGCCCTGCTCCAGCACGTGGACACACCTCCCGTGGCCTGCCTGCTGGTGGACGAGGCCCAGTTCCTCGAGCCCGAGCAGGTGGACGACCTCTTCCGCATCGCCGTGCTCGACAACGTCCCCGTGCTCGCCTACGGCATCCGCACCGATTTCCGGACGCGTGCCTTCCCCGGATCGCTCCGGCTTCTTGAGATCGCGCACACCTTGGAGGAGCTCAAGACCATCTGCCGCTGCGGCCGCAAGGCCATCTTCAACACCCGCCGGATCGGCGACGAGGTGGTGTTCGACGGCGACCAGGTGGCGATCGACGGGCAGGACGCCTGGTACGAGTCGCTGTGCGGCTCCTGCTATCTCGAAATCTCCGGCGGCCGGCTGGGCTAA
- a CDS encoding PH domain-containing protein codes for MTGSGDGWQRVHPASPFVRGWVALAALFFFFGRDSVERLLQGAPVFDERLAGRAPWLLLGGGTVLLLTVLGFVLSWYFTRYQVADGYVRVNTGFLFKQQRQARLDRVQAIDVVQPLLARIFGLAELRFEVADAGQSAVHLAYLRADEARRLRATILASASGAADVTAPPGTGQQGQPGEPGRPAQSGHVRPAAVEAPEHTVLTVPPGRLAGSLVLSEQSVVIVLGAVASVVLSAVTESRSFYFYLIPAGLGLVAAYWNSFNKGYNFTAAISADGIRLHYGLLDTQAQTLPPGRIQALRVSQPPLWRIFGWYRMQVNVAGYGTAGSNGEGSSRTTLLPVGTLAEVLTMLSLVLPDPGTPDPVRIFTAGLHGLAPAAGGAAASDDGGFVTTPRRARLLAPLGWRRNGFAATDTALLIRSGRWWRQLVLVPHQRTQSMALQQGPVARRFRVADLVLHTTAGPVAPRLVQAGLDEGRALLDAQAARARTARKRQTSEHWLARTSPLEPAPQEGPQHG; via the coding sequence GTGACCGGCAGCGGGGACGGCTGGCAGCGCGTCCACCCGGCGTCGCCCTTTGTCCGGGGCTGGGTGGCGTTGGCCGCACTGTTCTTCTTCTTTGGCCGCGACTCCGTCGAACGACTGCTCCAGGGCGCCCCGGTCTTTGACGAGCGGCTCGCTGGGCGGGCGCCCTGGCTGCTGCTGGGTGGCGGCACGGTGCTGCTGCTGACCGTGCTCGGCTTTGTGCTGAGCTGGTATTTCACCCGCTACCAGGTGGCGGACGGCTATGTGCGCGTCAACACCGGGTTCCTGTTCAAGCAGCAGCGGCAAGCGAGGCTGGACCGGGTCCAGGCGATCGACGTCGTGCAGCCCCTGCTCGCCCGGATCTTCGGACTCGCGGAGCTCAGGTTCGAGGTGGCCGACGCCGGGCAGTCGGCGGTGCACCTGGCCTACCTGCGCGCCGACGAGGCCCGCCGTCTCCGCGCGACCATCCTTGCCAGTGCCTCCGGTGCTGCCGACGTGACCGCGCCACCCGGAACCGGGCAACAGGGTCAGCCCGGTGAGCCGGGCCGGCCCGCCCAATCCGGGCACGTGCGGCCGGCCGCCGTGGAGGCCCCGGAACATACGGTGCTGACCGTTCCGCCGGGCCGCCTCGCCGGATCCCTGGTACTGAGCGAACAGAGCGTCGTCATCGTCCTCGGCGCGGTCGCCTCCGTGGTGCTCTCCGCCGTGACCGAGAGCCGCAGTTTCTACTTCTACCTGATCCCCGCCGGCCTGGGCCTGGTCGCCGCCTACTGGAACTCCTTCAACAAGGGCTACAACTTCACCGCCGCCATCTCCGCGGACGGCATCCGGCTCCACTACGGCCTGCTCGACACCCAGGCCCAGACCCTGCCGCCGGGACGGATCCAGGCCCTGCGCGTCAGCCAACCGCCGTTGTGGCGCATCTTCGGCTGGTACCGGATGCAGGTCAACGTGGCCGGCTACGGGACGGCGGGCAGCAACGGCGAGGGTTCCTCCCGGACCACCCTGCTGCCGGTGGGGACGCTCGCGGAGGTGCTCACCATGCTCTCGCTGGTCCTGCCCGATCCCGGCACCCCGGACCCCGTGCGTATCTTCACCGCCGGACTGCACGGACTCGCGCCGGCCGCCGGCGGTGCGGCAGCCTCGGACGACGGCGGCTTCGTCACCACCCCGCGGCGGGCGCGCCTGCTCGCCCCACTGGGCTGGCGGCGCAACGGCTTTGCCGCCACTGACACCGCCCTGCTGATCCGCTCCGGCCGCTGGTGGCGCCAGCTCGTGCTGGTCCCGCACCAGCGCACCCAGTCGATGGCGCTGCAGCAGGGCCCGGTGGCCCGGCGCTTCAGGGTCGCGGACCTGGTCCTGCACACTACCGCCGGTCCGGTGGCGCCGCGGCTGGTCCAGGCCGGCCTGGACGAGGGCCGCGCCCTGCTCGACGCGCAGGCGGCCCGCGCCCGGACGGCACGGAAACGGCAGACCAGCGAACACTGGCTCGCCCGGACCTCACCCCTCGAACCCGCACCACAGGAAGGGCCGCAGCATGGCTAA
- the panC gene encoding pantoate--beta-alanine ligase, translating to MAIQLVTTAAQLRAESARLLTEKRGTSQGLVPTMGALHEGHARLARTAVEQNDVVVASIFVNPLQFGEAVDLERYPRTLEADLALLDAQGVDLAFAPAVEEVYPGGEPMVRITSGVLAEKWEGASRPGHFDGALTVVAKLLHYGLPGAGQAAYRAYFGQKDAQQLTLVQRMVADLNFPVEIVPVPIVRSADGLALSSRNRFLSAAEREAALVLSRALRLVEKRANAHEPLDLESARALVESQPLVELDYFDVVDPRTLEPLAENCRETPFRGEGLVLIAAKVGPVRLIDNVPLNS from the coding sequence ATGGCCATCCAGCTCGTAACCACGGCTGCCCAGCTCCGCGCCGAAAGCGCGCGCCTGCTCACCGAAAAACGCGGCACCTCGCAGGGGCTGGTGCCCACGATGGGCGCCCTGCACGAGGGACATGCACGGCTGGCGCGCACCGCCGTCGAGCAGAACGACGTCGTGGTGGCCAGCATCTTCGTCAACCCGCTGCAGTTCGGCGAGGCCGTGGACCTTGAGCGCTACCCGCGGACCCTGGAGGCGGACCTGGCACTGCTCGACGCCCAAGGGGTGGACCTGGCCTTCGCGCCCGCGGTCGAGGAGGTGTACCCCGGCGGGGAGCCCATGGTCCGGATCACCTCAGGCGTGCTCGCGGAAAAATGGGAGGGTGCGTCCCGGCCGGGCCATTTCGACGGCGCCCTGACAGTGGTCGCGAAGCTGCTGCACTACGGGCTTCCCGGTGCCGGACAGGCCGCCTACCGGGCCTACTTCGGCCAAAAGGACGCCCAGCAGCTGACCCTGGTCCAGCGGATGGTGGCGGACCTGAACTTCCCGGTGGAGATCGTGCCGGTGCCGATCGTGCGGTCCGCGGACGGACTGGCCCTCTCCAGCCGGAACCGGTTCCTGTCCGCCGCGGAACGTGAGGCCGCCCTGGTGCTGTCCCGGGCCCTGCGGCTGGTCGAGAAGCGGGCCAACGCCCACGAACCGCTCGACCTGGAGTCGGCCCGGGCGCTTGTGGAGTCACAGCCGCTCGTGGAACTGGACTACTTCGACGTCGTGGATCCGCGCACCTTGGAGCCGCTTGCCGAGAACTGCCGCGAGACACCGTTCCGGGGCGAGGGCCTGGTGCTGATCGCGGCCAAGGTCGGGCCGGTGCGGCTGATCGATAACGTCCCGCTGAACTCCTAA
- a CDS encoding alpha/beta fold hydrolase, whose amino-acid sequence METWRIRTDDGEGHLELNTFRPAPEAAPAAARPAATGPLSAPAEGTPDPAAGTGVVVVHGTLVTAALYRPFARSLTRLLGRPVHCYNRRGRAGSSPQPADYSAATEVADLATVLRQTGSTDVVAHSYGGFVALQAARSVPLRRLVTYDAAVSLAGNLTSRWRPELERSVAAGELDRAWAHLVQGLETAGPVSKLPLGALRMLSILSARTTLGAEMRELLPTAVAEMRAVLAADAELADFASITTPTLMLTGGWSPDYFADTGRQLAAAVPAIEFAVVPGQLHEGPLRPGNRRLALMVARFLLGAGTQARPGIRRRLRLGR is encoded by the coding sequence GTGGAGACGTGGAGGATTCGGACCGACGACGGCGAGGGGCACCTCGAGCTGAACACGTTCCGCCCCGCACCCGAAGCAGCTCCGGCGGCGGCGCGCCCCGCGGCCACGGGGCCATTGTCCGCGCCGGCTGAAGGCACGCCGGACCCGGCGGCGGGGACCGGCGTCGTCGTCGTGCATGGGACCTTGGTCACGGCTGCCCTGTACCGTCCGTTCGCCCGGAGCCTGACCCGGCTGCTGGGCCGCCCGGTGCACTGCTACAACCGCCGGGGCCGGGCCGGGTCCTCGCCGCAGCCTGCGGACTACTCGGCGGCGACCGAGGTGGCTGACCTGGCCACTGTGCTGCGGCAGACCGGGTCCACGGATGTGGTGGCGCACAGCTACGGCGGGTTTGTGGCGCTGCAGGCGGCACGGAGCGTGCCGCTCCGGCGCCTCGTCACTTACGACGCCGCGGTGTCCCTCGCCGGGAACCTCACCAGCCGCTGGCGGCCCGAGCTGGAGCGTTCGGTCGCGGCCGGGGAACTGGACAGGGCGTGGGCCCACCTGGTCCAGGGGCTGGAGACCGCGGGTCCGGTGTCAAAGCTGCCGCTCGGGGCCTTGCGCATGCTCAGCATCCTCTCGGCCCGGACCACGCTAGGCGCCGAGATGCGTGAGCTGCTGCCCACCGCCGTCGCGGAGATGCGGGCGGTGCTGGCCGCCGACGCCGAGCTCGCCGACTTCGCCTCGATCACGACGCCGACGCTGATGCTGACCGGGGGCTGGAGTCCGGACTACTTCGCCGACACCGGCCGCCAGCTCGCGGCGGCGGTGCCCGCGATCGAGTTCGCCGTGGTGCCCGGCCAGCTGCACGAGGGTCCGCTCCGGCCCGGAAACCGCCGGCTGGCGCTGATGGTGGCCAGGTTCCTGCTCGGCGCGGGCACTCAGGCGCGGCCCGGAATCAGGCGGCGGCTGCGGCTGGGACGCTGA
- a CDS encoding Lsr2 family protein: MAQKVKIILVDDLDGGSADETVRFGLDGVSYEIDLSSGNASELRSALERYVGHARKTSSGRATRTKVSSGRNQDSAQIRQWARDNGYAVNSRGRIQAEIQEAYQKANS, translated from the coding sequence ATGGCACAGAAAGTAAAAATCATCCTCGTTGATGATCTGGATGGGGGATCCGCGGACGAAACTGTCCGGTTTGGCCTGGACGGCGTCAGTTATGAAATTGACCTGTCGTCCGGCAACGCGTCCGAACTCCGCTCGGCACTCGAGCGGTACGTGGGCCACGCACGCAAGACGTCAAGCGGCCGGGCAACCCGGACTAAAGTTTCCAGTGGCCGCAATCAGGACTCTGCGCAGATCCGGCAGTGGGCCCGGGACAACGGCTATGCGGTAAACAGCCGCGGCCGCATCCAGGCTGAAATTCAGGAAGCGTACCAAAAGGCGAATTCCTAG
- the lysS gene encoding lysine--tRNA ligase, translating into MTSQNTPAPHEHSDASEQTLVRMEKRAKLIERGIEAYPVGVERTHSLTEIREKYAHLVADETTGDVVGVTGRIVFIRNTGKLCFATLQEGGTDGKAVRLQVMLSLANIGEEALADWKALVDLGDHVFIKGEVISSRRGELSVMAESWSMASKALRPLPVLHAELNEETRVRQRYVDLIVRDEAREMVYTRAAITRSIRETLHRQGYVEVETPMLQLVHGGATARPFETHMNAFDQKMTLRIATELYLKRTVVGGIDRVYDMGRVFRNEGVDSTHSPEFTTLESYEAWADQFVMADRIKEIILDAADAAGVGRVLQTEAGEINLDGDWAWMAVYPGLSDFVGQDITPETPVSELLAIAAKHEVKVDAGWDAEKLVVELFGELVEPTLLNPTFVYDYPPSAQPLARHHREDNRLIEAWDLIIGGMERGTAFSELIDPVIQRERLTEQSRRSAAGDVEAMQLDEDFLRALEYGAPPMGGIGLGIDRLVMLFTGAGIRETILFPLLKPEGH; encoded by the coding sequence GTGACTTCCCAAAACACCCCTGCCCCGCACGAGCACTCCGACGCCAGCGAACAGACCCTGGTCCGCATGGAGAAGCGCGCCAAGCTGATCGAACGCGGCATCGAGGCGTACCCGGTGGGAGTCGAGCGCACCCATTCGCTGACGGAGATCCGCGAAAAGTACGCCCACCTCGTGGCCGACGAGACCACCGGCGACGTCGTCGGCGTGACCGGCCGCATCGTCTTCATCCGCAACACCGGCAAGCTGTGCTTCGCCACCCTCCAGGAGGGCGGGACGGACGGGAAGGCCGTCCGGCTGCAGGTCATGCTCAGCCTGGCCAACATCGGCGAGGAAGCGCTCGCGGACTGGAAGGCCCTCGTAGACCTAGGCGACCACGTCTTCATCAAGGGCGAGGTGATCTCCTCCCGCCGCGGCGAGCTCTCCGTGATGGCCGAGTCCTGGTCGATGGCGTCCAAGGCGCTCCGGCCGCTCCCGGTGCTGCACGCCGAGCTGAACGAGGAAACCCGCGTCCGCCAGCGCTACGTGGACCTGATCGTCCGCGACGAGGCCCGCGAAATGGTTTACACCCGCGCCGCGATCACCCGCTCGATCCGCGAAACCCTGCACCGCCAGGGCTACGTCGAGGTGGAAACCCCCATGCTGCAGCTGGTACACGGCGGCGCCACTGCCCGCCCCTTCGAGACGCACATGAACGCCTTCGACCAGAAGATGACGCTGCGCATCGCCACCGAGCTGTACCTCAAGCGCACCGTCGTCGGCGGGATCGACCGCGTCTACGACATGGGCCGCGTCTTCCGCAACGAGGGCGTCGACTCGACGCACAGCCCCGAATTCACCACCCTGGAGAGCTACGAGGCCTGGGCGGACCAGTTCGTCATGGCGGACCGGATCAAGGAAATCATCCTCGACGCCGCCGACGCCGCCGGTGTGGGCCGCGTGCTCCAGACCGAGGCCGGCGAAATCAACCTCGACGGCGACTGGGCCTGGATGGCCGTGTACCCCGGCCTCTCCGACTTCGTGGGCCAGGACATCACCCCGGAGACCCCCGTCTCGGAGCTGCTGGCCATCGCCGCCAAGCACGAGGTCAAGGTCGACGCCGGCTGGGACGCGGAGAAGCTCGTGGTCGAGCTCTTCGGCGAGCTGGTCGAACCGACGCTGCTCAACCCCACCTTTGTCTACGACTACCCGCCCTCCGCCCAGCCCTTGGCCCGCCACCACCGCGAGGACAACCGGCTGATCGAGGCATGGGACCTGATCATCGGCGGGATGGAGCGCGGCACCGCGTTCTCCGAACTGATCGACCCGGTGATCCAGCGCGAACGGCTCACCGAGCAGTCCCGCCGCTCGGCCGCGGGCGACGTCGAAGCCATGCAGCTGGACGAGGACTTCCTCCGCGCCCTCGAGTACGGCGCCCCGCCGATGGGCGGCATTGGCCTCGGCATCGACCGGCTGGTCATGCTCTTCACCGGCGCCGGCATCAGGGAGACCATTCTCTTCCCGCTGCTCAAGCCCGAGGGTCACTAA